A section of the Callospermophilus lateralis isolate mCalLat2 chromosome 14, mCalLat2.hap1, whole genome shotgun sequence genome encodes:
- the Pomc gene encoding pro-opiomelanocortin: MPRSCYSRSGVLLLALMLQASVEVRGWCLESSQCQDLTTESNLLACIRACKPDLSAETPVFPGNGDEQPLTENPRKYVMGHFRWDRFGRRNGSSSSGGAGQKREEEVAAGEGHVPLPAGGPEFRDDGAEPGPREGKRSYSMEHFRWGKPVGKKRRPVKVYPNGAEDESAESFPLEFKREAVPGPDGAAALADLEYGLVPEAQAAAAEKKDDGPYRMEHFRWGSPPKDKRYGGFMTSEKSQTPLVTLFKNAIIKNAHKKGQ, from the exons ATGCCGAGATCGTGTTACAGCCGCTCAGGGGTCCTGCTGCTGGCCTTGATGCTTCAGGCCTCCGTGGAAGTGCGTGGTTGGTGCCTAGAGAGCAGCCAGTGTCAGGACCTCACCACGGAAAGCAACCTGCTG GCGTGCATCCGGGCCTGCAAGCCCGACCTCTCCGCTGAGACGCCCGTGTTCCCCGGCAATGGCGACGAGCAGCCGCTGACCGAGAACCCCCGGAAGTACGTCATGGGCCACTTCCGCTGGGACCGGTTCGGCCGCCGGAACGGCAGCAGCAGTAGCGGCGGCGCGGGGCAGAAGCGCGAGGAGGAGGTCGCGGCAGGCGAAGGCCACGTCCCGCTGCCCGCCGGCGGCCCCGAGTTTCGCGACGATGGCGCCGAGCCGGGCCCGCGTGAGGGCAAGCGCTCCTACTCCATGGAGCACTTCCGCTGGGGCAAGCCGGTGGGCAAGAAGCGGCGCCCGGTGAAGGTGTACCCCAACGGCGCGGAGGACGAGTCGGCCGAATCCTTCCCGCTCGAGTTCAAGAGGGAGGCTGTGCCCGGCCCCGACGGCGCGGCGGCCCTCGCCGACCTGGAATACGGCCTGGTACCCGAAGCCCAGGCGGCGGCCGCCGAGAAGAAGGACGACGGGCCCTATCGCATGGAGCACTTCCGCTGGGGCAGCCCGCCCAAGGACAAGCGCTACGGCGGCTTCATGACCTCCGAGAAGAGCCAGACGCCCTTGGTGACGCTGTTCAAGAACGCCATCATCAAGAACGCGCACAAGAAGGGCCAGTGA